One region of Tumebacillus amylolyticus genomic DNA includes:
- the bioD gene encoding dethiobiotin synthase: protein MSLFITATDTGVGKTLVTGGIAYALRQRGLDIGCWKPMQSGELAHDPAGDAMRLKTLGDLPDSPDLLCGWSFAEPLAPRLAAERAGVELYRRDLLAKYEEVRNFHDHLLIEGAGGLAVPLTADTRVVDLARELNHPVLLIVRAGLGTVNHTVLTVRFAEQNGLRVVGAILSGGGRPDAEMSEPFNADYIEEYAGIPILGHVPWLGDTPSDDLIRETVERTVDIDRLARFLFGGD, encoded by the coding sequence TCTGCGTCAACGAGGTCTCGATATCGGATGCTGGAAACCGATGCAATCGGGTGAACTCGCCCACGACCCCGCAGGAGATGCGATGCGTTTGAAAACTCTCGGTGACCTGCCCGACTCCCCGGACCTCCTCTGCGGCTGGTCGTTTGCAGAACCGCTCGCCCCGCGTCTCGCAGCGGAACGCGCAGGCGTCGAACTCTACAGACGAGATCTGCTCGCCAAGTACGAGGAAGTTCGCAACTTTCACGACCACCTGCTCATCGAAGGCGCGGGCGGTCTCGCCGTTCCGCTCACAGCAGATACCCGTGTCGTCGACCTCGCTCGCGAGCTGAACCATCCCGTACTGCTCATCGTCCGCGCCGGACTTGGCACCGTCAACCACACCGTGCTCACCGTCCGTTTTGCCGAACAAAACGGGCTGCGCGTTGTCGGCGCGATTCTCTCCGGCGGCGGACGACCTGACGCCGAGATGAGCGAGCCTTTCAACGCAGATTACATCGAAGAATACGCCGGCATCCCCATCCTCGGGCACGTCCCTTGGCTTGGTGACACGCCCTCCGACGACCTCATTCGTGAAACGGTCGAACGCACCGTCGACATCGACCGACTCGCACGCTTCTTGTTCGGCGGCGACTGA